One genomic window of Sphingobacterium oryzagri includes the following:
- a CDS encoding relaxase/mobilization nuclease domain-containing protein → MIVKFLRKSASFGGVRYNTNKVDSDQGELLSTRNFDALQGLMNLRPQDYINYLEAVSSMSSRIKYPQLHVVISAKGKQYASGELNAVAHDWMQGMGYGEQPYLVILHSDTANYHVHIVSTRVGKDGKKIDNSFEKIRAYKVLHEILGEKTLHKVQKDLADALRYNFSTRAQFRTLLENRDYTLSQENQLLKLFKFGKLLGEVRWEDIDKQIRQYSEDSGRKKQIYALIDKYRYQFDQKLEEEKGIFSSELTRELALRFGLHFVFHSSSGKPPYGYTIIDYSKSNVFKGSQVYPLAQLTGAAEKNARRISEDKSDRPAASNYNKGESWTKVELQDSAIEKADRPSAVVSVEEPIVLPTFGLNLTDDVDDEAVYGKKRNRQNKKTTKKR, encoded by the coding sequence ATGATCGTTAAATTTCTTCGTAAATCAGCCAGCTTTGGCGGGGTGCGCTATAATACCAATAAAGTAGATTCCGATCAGGGCGAACTACTCAGTACGCGTAACTTCGATGCGCTTCAAGGTTTAATGAACCTGCGACCACAGGACTATATCAACTATCTAGAGGCTGTTTCTTCGATGAGCTCCCGAATTAAATACCCGCAGTTACATGTGGTGATCTCTGCAAAAGGTAAACAGTATGCGAGCGGCGAACTTAACGCTGTGGCACATGACTGGATGCAGGGAATGGGGTATGGCGAGCAGCCGTATCTAGTGATCTTGCATAGCGATACCGCTAATTATCATGTGCATATCGTATCGACAAGGGTAGGTAAAGATGGTAAAAAGATTGATAATAGTTTTGAAAAGATTCGTGCCTATAAAGTGCTCCACGAGATTCTTGGCGAGAAGACGCTGCATAAAGTGCAGAAAGATCTCGCTGATGCCCTAAGGTATAATTTCAGCACACGTGCGCAATTTCGAACATTACTGGAGAATCGCGATTACACGCTCAGCCAAGAGAATCAGCTCCTCAAACTTTTCAAGTTCGGAAAATTGCTTGGTGAAGTGCGCTGGGAAGATATCGATAAGCAGATTAGGCAGTACAGCGAAGATTCCGGCCGAAAGAAGCAGATTTATGCGCTGATCGATAAGTATCGCTATCAGTTTGATCAAAAGCTCGAGGAGGAAAAGGGAATCTTTAGTTCTGAGCTGACGCGCGAGTTGGCATTACGATTCGGTCTACACTTTGTTTTCCACTCTTCTAGTGGCAAGCCACCCTACGGTTATACCATCATAGACTATAGCAAGAGTAATGTATTTAAGGGCAGTCAAGTTTATCCGCTAGCACAGCTAACAGGCGCAGCGGAGAAGAACGCGCGCAGAATATCGGAGGATAAAAGTGATCGTCCCGCTGCTTCCAATTATAATAAAGGCGAGTCATGGACGAAGGTAGAGCTTCAAGATTCGGCGATTGAAAAGGCTGATCGTCCATCGGCAGTCGTATCCGTAGAGGAACCAATCGTATTGCCAACATTCGGACTGAACCTCACGGATGATGTGGACGATGAGGCGGTGTATGGCAAAAAAAGAAACCGCCAGAACAAAAAAACAACAAAAAAACGCTAA
- a CDS encoding toprim domain-containing protein: MANITTADQIKQEVSLVDLLAKLGHRPSYRSGKELFYKSMLREERTPSLCVNENLNVWFDHGGAGVSQKQGGNVIDFALAYWFPSDVGQVIKKISDTMLLDFPAHVQPASRPRKFNTQSEKLTNYKVTGVKEIGGNQRISAYLKARGIYEQAKGRIKEVYYEIVTGPKAGRSFFCAGWQNDLGSWELSNKGKHFKFKACLGRKAITTIAGSDSRVTLFEGYMDYLSWLADNPKATDTVIVLNSVNLLESALSKIASFPSVQAYFDRDRAGEMAFQQLKNAVPRAQDRSGLYRKYKDYNDMLINRPSPILIYEESHIYEKMMSSFKR; the protein is encoded by the coding sequence ATGGCAAATATTACAACTGCCGATCAGATCAAGCAGGAGGTCTCCCTCGTGGATCTCCTTGCAAAACTTGGTCACCGGCCATCGTATCGAAGCGGCAAGGAATTGTTTTACAAGAGCATGCTGCGAGAGGAGCGGACACCCTCGCTCTGCGTGAACGAGAATCTAAACGTTTGGTTCGATCATGGAGGAGCTGGTGTCTCCCAAAAGCAAGGCGGCAATGTGATCGATTTTGCCCTTGCTTATTGGTTTCCTTCAGATGTCGGTCAGGTAATCAAAAAGATCAGCGATACGATGCTTTTGGACTTTCCTGCTCATGTTCAACCTGCTAGTCGGCCACGAAAATTTAATACCCAGTCGGAGAAACTTACCAACTACAAGGTGACGGGTGTAAAGGAAATTGGTGGCAACCAGCGAATCAGCGCCTACCTAAAAGCTCGAGGTATCTATGAGCAAGCCAAAGGTCGGATCAAGGAGGTCTATTATGAAATTGTAACCGGACCCAAGGCGGGAAGGTCTTTTTTCTGCGCAGGGTGGCAGAATGACCTAGGTAGCTGGGAACTCAGCAATAAAGGAAAGCATTTTAAATTTAAGGCTTGCCTCGGTCGTAAAGCCATAACAACGATAGCCGGATCGGATTCGAGAGTTACGCTTTTTGAAGGATATATGGACTATTTGAGCTGGCTAGCCGATAATCCCAAGGCTACTGATACCGTAATTGTACTCAACTCGGTTAATCTGCTAGAGTCTGCTTTATCTAAGATTGCATCGTTTCCTTCCGTCCAAGCATACTTTGATCGAGATAGGGCAGGTGAGATGGCGTTCCAGCAATTAAAAAATGCAGTTCCCCGGGCGCAGGATCGATCAGGCCTTTACCGGAAATACAAGGACTACAATGATATGCTGATCAATAGGCCATCACCAATTTTGATCTACGAAGAATCTCATATCTATGAAAAGATGATGTCTTCCTTCAAAAGATAA
- a CDS encoding DUF6428 family protein, whose protein sequence is MKLSEIKAILPTLDNVEFQLENGAFVPEHFHVTEVGIITKNFIDCGGTIRSESVVNFQLWNADDYEHRLKPNKLLNIIKLSEEQLGIADAEIEVEYQTETIGKYDLAFSGKHFVLKNKQTACLAMDACGLPSDKTKIELSQLQNSCCSPNSGCC, encoded by the coding sequence ATGAAACTATCAGAAATCAAAGCAATCTTACCAACATTAGACAATGTTGAATTTCAATTGGAAAACGGTGCTTTCGTGCCGGAACATTTCCACGTAACCGAAGTCGGTATCATCACCAAGAATTTCATCGACTGTGGTGGCACGATAAGAAGTGAAAGCGTAGTCAATTTCCAACTGTGGAATGCAGATGACTATGAGCATAGATTAAAGCCAAACAAATTGCTTAACATTATTAAACTGTCCGAAGAACAACTTGGAATAGCCGATGCGGAGATTGAGGTTGAATACCAAACCGAAACGATTGGAAAATATGATCTTGCGTTTAGCGGAAAACATTTTGTTCTTAAAAACAAGCAAACGGCCTGTTTGGCAATGGATGCATGTGGCTTGCCAAGTGACAAAACTAAGATTGAGCTATCACAGCTACAGAATTCTTGTTGTTCACCAAATTCAGGCTGCTGTTAA
- the mobC gene encoding plasmid mobilization relaxosome protein MobC, protein MVTVKLTDSELEELNLMKTQSGMNRMQLIRKKIFASGAVAMVNVKEVLGELSRQGAELGRIGNNLNQLARHANVLAKQGKLHPHTAEELKKLLEEHAGIQKKLDITWRHLLRAVKN, encoded by the coding sequence GTGGTCACTGTTAAGCTCACAGATAGCGAGCTGGAAGAACTTAACCTGATGAAAACGCAAAGCGGCATGAACCGAATGCAGCTCATCCGAAAGAAGATCTTCGCTAGCGGCGCAGTAGCCATGGTCAATGTGAAGGAAGTTTTAGGGGAACTCTCGCGTCAAGGAGCTGAGCTTGGCCGGATCGGGAACAACCTAAATCAGCTGGCAAGACACGCCAATGTGCTGGCCAAGCAAGGTAAGTTACACCCGCATACAGCCGAGGAACTTAAAAAGTTGCTCGAGGAGCACGCCGGAATTCAGAAGAAATTGGACATAACCTGGCGGCATCTTTTGCGCGCCGTCAAAAATTAG
- a CDS encoding ParA family protein yields the protein MVILLGNQKGGAGKSTVTLLLANYLAVNKNRPVTVLDMDYQQSISSKYEKAQLTENMLPYEVLAADLNDFPDLMTVLSKNVDEIVLIDLPGKMDDDDLIPVIRAGDLILCPFGYDQFSVDSTLLFAMVVSKINTSAPLHFIPNRLKSGVKYQTRLEVDKALTGFGYVGKGFPDRIDFQRVDTTCIPAILLPVVLPVLAEIYETFIESEANDA from the coding sequence ATGGTCATCTTATTAGGAAACCAGAAAGGCGGAGCAGGGAAAAGTACCGTAACACTGCTACTGGCCAATTACCTTGCCGTCAATAAAAATCGGCCCGTTACGGTCCTCGACATGGATTACCAGCAGTCCATCTCCTCCAAATATGAAAAGGCCCAGCTTACGGAGAACATGCTTCCCTATGAAGTGCTGGCTGCCGACCTTAATGATTTTCCGGATCTGATGACCGTGCTGAGCAAAAATGTCGACGAGATCGTGCTGATCGATCTGCCCGGTAAAATGGATGACGACGATCTGATTCCGGTAATCCGTGCGGGTGATCTTATCCTTTGTCCATTTGGCTATGACCAGTTTTCGGTCGATTCGACTTTGCTATTTGCCATGGTCGTCTCCAAGATCAATACGTCAGCTCCCTTGCATTTTATTCCCAATAGGCTCAAAAGCGGAGTAAAATACCAAACCCGTCTAGAAGTAGATAAGGCGCTGACTGGCTTTGGCTACGTCGGTAAAGGCTTTCCGGACAGAATCGACTTTCAGCGGGTGGATACCACCTGCATTCCAGCAATCCTTTTGCCTGTCGTGCTTCCCGTACTAGCGGAGATCTATGAGACCTTTATAGAAAGCGAGGCCAACGATGCGTAA
- a CDS encoding protein-tyrosine-phosphatase, translating into MYAKLSDTIQQLQVDTAQMSERIVILKPLIEYIQRKYDEDQQININFICTHNSRRSHLSQIWAQTAATFYGIENVHCYSGGTEETALYGKVASTLSEQGFQFLQLSEGNNPIYAIKYDDNCAPLVGFSKKYDHSYNPISHFAAIMTCSQADGGCPFIAGAEKRIPITFEDPKISDNTPEQDKVYAKRSLEIGQEMFYVFSQISKKNDAAKVKIS; encoded by the coding sequence ATGTACGCTAAGTTATCAGATACCATACAGCAGCTTCAAGTGGATACTGCCCAAATGAGCGAACGAATAGTAATATTAAAGCCTCTGATTGAATACATTCAGCGGAAGTATGATGAAGATCAGCAAATCAATATCAACTTTATTTGTACGCATAACTCCAGACGGAGCCACTTATCGCAGATATGGGCGCAGACGGCAGCTACTTTCTACGGTATAGAAAACGTGCATTGCTACTCGGGAGGGACGGAAGAAACGGCGTTGTACGGTAAAGTGGCCTCTACATTGAGCGAGCAGGGATTTCAATTCCTCCAATTATCAGAAGGTAACAATCCTATTTACGCGATCAAGTACGATGATAACTGCGCTCCTCTTGTCGGCTTCTCAAAGAAATACGACCATTCATATAATCCCATCTCGCATTTTGCAGCCATTATGACTTGCTCGCAGGCAGATGGGGGATGTCCGTTTATCGCAGGAGCCGAAAAGCGAATTCCGATCACCTTCGAGGACCCGAAGATATCCGACAATACACCTGAGCAAGACAAGGTTTACGCCAAGAGAAGCTTGGAAATAGGCCAAGAAATGTTCTACGTGTTTTCACAGATTAGTAAAAAAAATGATGCAGCCAAAGTTAAAATTTCTTGA
- the arsB gene encoding ACR3 family arsenite efflux transporter, producing the protein MQPKLKFLDRYLTLWIFLAMAVGIGLGYLFPNISKITGSFSIGSTNVLLAIGLILMMYPPLAKVDYSLLPLVVKDKRAISVSLILNWIIGPILMFVLAIAFLRDEPDYMIGLILIGLARCIAMVIVWNDLAKGNREYAALLVALNSIFQVFTYSLSVWLFINVLPSKLGLANFDVSVSMWDVTESVLIYLGIPFLAGFASRFFLVKAKGMEWYNRKFIPAISPVTLYALLFTIVLMFSLKGDQILQLPFDVLKVAVPLVIYFFLMFFVSFFVSKTLGIPYDRNASIAFTATGNNFELAIAVAIAVFGLHSPQAFVGVIGPLIEVPSLILLVKISFYLKRMFYRLRD; encoded by the coding sequence ATGCAGCCAAAGTTAAAATTTCTTGATCGATATCTAACCCTTTGGATATTCTTGGCGATGGCCGTCGGGATTGGGTTAGGCTACTTGTTCCCCAATATCTCCAAAATTACTGGGTCGTTTTCTATTGGATCAACGAACGTACTCTTGGCGATTGGCTTGATATTGATGATGTACCCACCGCTGGCAAAGGTTGATTATTCGCTTTTGCCGTTGGTAGTCAAAGATAAGCGAGCGATTAGCGTGTCGCTGATCTTAAATTGGATCATTGGCCCCATTCTCATGTTTGTTTTAGCAATTGCCTTTCTGCGTGACGAACCTGACTATATGATCGGGCTTATCCTGATAGGTCTAGCACGATGTATTGCCATGGTGATTGTTTGGAATGACTTGGCGAAAGGTAATCGTGAATATGCTGCTTTGCTAGTTGCTTTGAATAGCATTTTTCAGGTATTTACCTATAGTTTGTCTGTGTGGCTATTTATCAATGTTTTGCCTAGCAAACTTGGATTAGCCAATTTTGATGTCTCAGTTTCCATGTGGGACGTTACAGAAAGCGTCCTGATCTATTTAGGTATCCCGTTTCTAGCAGGATTTGCGAGCCGATTTTTTCTGGTAAAGGCGAAAGGAATGGAATGGTACAATCGGAAATTTATTCCTGCAATTTCACCAGTTACGCTCTACGCGTTGTTGTTTACCATAGTGCTGATGTTCAGTTTGAAAGGGGATCAAATTTTACAACTCCCTTTTGACGTCTTAAAGGTAGCTGTACCGTTGGTCATATACTTTTTTCTGATGTTCTTCGTAAGCTTCTTTGTCAGTAAAACTCTTGGAATTCCTTATGATCGGAATGCTTCTATCGCATTCACGGCGACCGGCAATAATTTTGAACTGGCCATAGCCGTCGCCATCGCCGTATTTGGGCTACACTCGCCTCAGGCATTTGTAGGGGTGATCGGTCCCCTTATTGAAGTACCTTCGCTAATTCTATTGGTTAAGATCAGTTTCTATTTAAAGCGTATGTTTTATAGGTTACGTGATTGA